The Arachis ipaensis cultivar K30076 chromosome B07, Araip1.1, whole genome shotgun sequence genomic interval TAcctaaaatcaattttataaaatcattttTATTCAAACTCCTGACCAACcacaatccaaacacacacttagcCATTCATTGTAATCCAATCATCCCCATAATGTAAAATTTTATCcgtaaaagcaaattgaaaaataaaaactacTCATAGAGAGTTGGGCGCAGAAAATTCGAGGTTGGCGCGAACTACTAGAAGACAAGACAGTTCAGTTAAGacgggagagagagagaggaaaatgACGTAGGAGGGTAGAATAGTGATTTCATATTTTACTATGAGATGATGCTGAAGCTGATGCATGCGGTGGATCCATGCTTGCTTAGTAAGATTtatttattgattattgatttggGATCCTTCTCTCACTCTCCCTCAACACACACGAAGAAGAATCTCTTATCCTCTCTTATATCCCCTTTTTTTCTGAGCCCTATTCATCACTTCAATTCGATTCAATTcaattcctttccttcttttcaCTCTCAGATCTCAATTCGTCTTTTCACTTTCCACCTTGATCTGATCAGACATGTACTAATAATAGACAAATAAATAATTTCCCCTTCTGAATTCACAAACCTATTTAACctgattcttcattcttcttgcGTTGATCGGTGACTGGATCATCGTTTGATCCTAAAGCTTCACACTTCAGACTTCGAGTTCGAGGTGCGTTTtgcttttaaatttaattaataataattcaaCATGCTTATAAACGGGTTATGCAAGTTTTAGATCATGATGGCTAAAAAAGTTTGTGAATTTTTTGGTGAAGGTTGTgagaatatatatattataaaggTAGAATGGGTTCTTTGAATCTGAAGGGACCGGTTGTGATCCCCACTGTTCGTGCCAAAGTAGCAGGGCTCTGCAGTGTTCCTTTAATTGGAGCAATGAAGGCTAAGTGTATTCGAACTGAATTTTGGGGACTCAGGTGTAGCAGAGATAAGGCCACTGTTCTTTCTTTCCATATAAACATGCGAAAGTGCAAGAGCAAGACTGTGCATTGCAGTTTCAACTCACCTTCAAATGGGAGCGGAAGTACGGCTGAGAATTTTGATGAAAAGGATGAAGATTATGTTAACTCTAGCGTGGTTGAAGCTGGTATGTTCAGCTTAGCTGATTCAATATATGATGATGCGTTGTGTGGTCAAACATTGTTTCTTGTTTTGCTTTTGTGAGATAGATTTGTTCTGTGAATTTTATGTGTAGTTGAGGTGAGGAGTGGAGCAGATGGTTTCATGATCAAAATGAGGGATGGTAGGCACTTAAGATGCATCCATAACAGTCCTCATGGAGGGCTTCTTCCAGATTATGCCCCTCATCCTGCTATTGTGTTGAAGATGGAGGATGGGACTGGTTTACTTCTTCCTATTATTGTTTGTATGCCTCTTACTCCTTATGATCTTATGTGTCTATTGTGTCATATACGCTTATTTATTGATTCTTGATGATTTTATGTCTATCCCATTGTAAATGTGTTATATGGTACATCTTTGTTTGCAGTGGAGATGCCAAGTGTCTTGCTAATGGCAGCCTTACGCAATGTTCATATAGTATGTCGTCTTTGTCAGTTATATTTGTTACTTTGCCTCCATCCATACTTGTTCATGATGTGTTATTAACCAACATTTTGCTTGTATGTGATATATACGCATTAATACTGGTTCTTTGGTTGGTTTTTCAGGCTAGACCTACTTTATATCAAGTAGTGAAGGAGATGATTGACAAGATGGGATACGAAGTATGATTGTCTTTGAACTCTGTCTCTCATTCTTAAATCCTAATCTGGTtatattatgatatttttatcAGGTTCTCACGAAGTATAATTTTTTGCTTAATGCAGGTTAGAGCTGTTAGAGTTACTAAGAGAGTTCATGAGGCATATTTTGCTCAGTTATATATTTCCAAGGTATTTTAAAAGACCACGCACACACACAATAAAAAAAAGGAGAGGGGGAATACATCCACCTGAAAGTATTGCATGACAATATGACTTATATTTGGTATAGGTTGGAAATGATTCAGAATGTACGAGCTTTGACCTTCGACCTTCAGATGCTATCAACATTGCTGTGAGATGCAAGGTAAATGTTTATAAATTTAATCATATGAATAAATCATCATCTGTAACATTCGGTATTCTCCTAAGCATTGCTTGTTGTAGTTCATTTTTTTTGCCTTGGTGAAAAACTTAGTATCTTTCTGGAAAGGTTGAAAATTTATTTCTGAAAGTAGCATAGTTGTCGAACCAAGTTTCATCATATGACCAGGATTTGCTGTTAGAGTGAAGTGGTACACGCTGCCCATTGTTAAACCTGGAAGTGTTAAAGTTATATTAGTTTGTGCCttatttaaacttatttattagAGATTTCACCATTCCATAAATATTGTAGGTGCCAATACAAGTCAACAAGTACTTGGCATACAGTGATGGGATGAGAGTAATCGAATCAGGCAAACTATCAACACAGTCCCCTGGTTCAGATGGCCCATTGTTTACTGAACTGGACCGGTAGGTTTGTGAAGACGATTAATTATAAGGAAAATTGGGCTTATAACTTGTCTATAATATGTAGAATTTCTGTCAAGAAACCTTAAAATAGTTCACATTTCTAACACACTCCATTATAGAAGACGAGTATTAACTAAAAGCAACATAATTGCAGGCCAAGTGGTAAGCCTTGTACTGAAACCAAAGAATTCAATCTTTTGCACAACATGTTGAAAGCTGTTGTTGAAGAGCGCTATCAGGATGCTGGTAAATGTCTTGTCTTATTATTTCTCTATCCCTAAAGTTTAAAATGCTCTGTGAATCCAGTTAGGTTCTATAGTTAGGTAATTTCGCGATGGTACACTACATGCATCAGATTGACAAGGTCACATTTCTTTATGTACAACGGCTGGTGGTTATACTTACTCTAATGTTTCTATTACATTTCATGTTTCTGGTGCAACTGCAGCTTTATGGAGGGACAAACTTAATCAACTTAGGGCTGGGAAAAACACAAATAAAAGGTATGAAGCTTATTTCATGTGACATATATACGTTGGCAACCTCTGATATACGTTGACTAACTAGTTTTGTTGCAGATCCTGGACACTTTAAATTGTATATTCAATCCAACATTAGAATGGCAATGCAATTGATAGAGCACATGGTTGAAGTACCTATCCAATCTTCTGCCGACACAAGTTTAATATCTTTGTAAATATTTGTACatactatatatataaataataaacattaatGTTAATGCAACATCAGAACTTCACCGCTACTTCTTTCAATCGTTATGACTGTTAGTATGTATTGTGATTTGTGGATAATTGCCACTATGAGTAACCCAAGTACTATCTTTAGTGATTATTCAAACTTTAAATGGTAACTCAATGAATggttaatattaatatattttttttttggttgtccATGGTATCCTTTAACCCGACAGGAAAAAGATTAATCCGTCGCGGATCAAAGCTTCATTTAAGGGTCTGTCGCTGGCCAATGGATTGTTGTATGCACAAGGCGGAATTTAAACtctcgacacttgcttaagcggacgaatGAGCTGACTACTCGACCAACTCAAGTTGATTTAGTTAATATTAATATGATTGTTCTGTACTAAGCCTAAGGTCCATAAAGCAATCAAATGATCTGTCACTCGGAAGATCGTCTCTTTAACTCAGAATATGAGACATTAAAAAGTACAATCTAGAAAATCAAGGAAAATGCacgaataattaaaattaaaaccatATCAAAAGCTATTTAATGTTGATCAATGACAATTAAAGGGTGCATAGTTGTTATACAAAAATTATACTATAAATGACAGTCGGAGGTCGAAAGGGAGGTACATTATTTTTATATTGACTATcctttaaaaattgatttattacACATTTAGACATTGCAATATCTAAGTAAACACAAATTTTTGCCGTTCAATGAACAACTTCTAAGGTCCTAAGTTTGCGAGAAGGTGAGTTCATTTCTTTTGGAATATTGGCGTAGTCTACGGGGACTGAAGAATTATGGTTGATAAACTCGTAATTTGTGATAATTTTTGAA includes:
- the LOC107610099 gene encoding bifunctional nuclease 1 gives rise to the protein MGSLNLKGPVVIPTVRAKVAGLCSVPLIGAMKAKCIRTEFWGLRCSRDKATVLSFHINMRKCKSKTVHCSFNSPSNGSGSTAENFDEKDEDYVNSSVVEAVEVRSGADGFMIKMRDGRHLRCIHNSPHGGLLPDYAPHPAIVLKMEDGTGLLLPIIVLEMPSVLLMAALRNVHIARPTLYQVVKEMIDKMGYEVRAVRVTKRVHEAYFAQLYISKVGNDSECTSFDLRPSDAINIAVRCKVPIQVNKYLAYSDGMRVIESGKLSTQSPGSDGPLFTELDRPSGKPCTETKEFNLLHNMLKAVVEERYQDAALWRDKLNQLRAGKNTNKRSWTL